TTCTCTTTGTATGTGGTGTTTAGGGGCTGGAGTCTTTCGATAAGCTAACAATGTCCAACTTGAAGGAACGTCGATAAATTACAGTCGGAGCGTAATGCTGTCTGTCTTAGTCAAATTTATGGCGGTTTTGGCAGATTAGTTCTGGGTTCATGAATATGATATGATATCCATAACCAAACAAATGTAACATGCTGGTAGACTTCCTCGTAAGgcttaaaattttccattgtAATGATGTTTCTTTAGTTAAGACACTGCTAATCATGTTTCTTCATTAGCCAAATAGCATGGTTTTCTGGAGGTCTATGGTTTCTGTTTGCGGATTCCGCTGAAAGATGTTTCTTGGAGCGCAGTTGCTATAAAATCCTTTATGTCTTTGAAATCCTCCATTTATGTGCTACAAACGCAACAGAATATAGCATTTCGTTCCATTGATCGCACATTTATACTCCACATTCGTCAAAGATCACCAACAGCCATTTTCATGAGTTTATATATTCAGATAGACTGATCAATCAGGAAATAGCATTGATATGGActtgaaaaatgttaaaattgctGATGCCTAAATTCTAGGCCTTGACATTGTTGATGATTAGAAGTTAGCtgtgaataaaaaaagatgctgccttctttttctattgtatCTTTTTCTCTCGTTTACTCCATTGTTCAGAGTATTTGCTTGACTGCATGCATAACTCAATCAAACCACAGAGACATCTGGAAACAATGCTTCGTTGACTGGTGGCGCATATGATTTTGAAAGAGCAACTACTTCACTTTCACACAAATTGTTGTCTTCATCAAAGAAGGTAACACTTGTACGACACGGTCTTAGCTCTTGGAACAAAGAAGGCAGGGTTCAGGTTTGTTCCCTTATAATTGCCATTTCTTACACAAAGCTTATTATTAGAAGTTTTATCTAAGGAggtttgcttctttttctgaAAACCCAATTGCTCTTTTGGCTTCAAGTGAAGTCTATGATTTCCTGAACTTGTCAAGTTCCATATTCTTCTCAGTTGTCTCTAGCCAGGAATACGTTCCAAAGATCTCAATTGTCAAAGTTGTTACACCATAGTTGTTTTTTGATAGGTCTGATTTGACATCCACAATATTCCTCttacaagataaaaataattttttttttcccatgtGAGATCATGACAAGAACAAAAACATTGATACAATGCTTAAAAGTAAAATCTAGTAATGAACCAACATCTTACTTACCTTCTGTGCCTTTTCGGTTCAACCATCCAGTCTTGAATTTTATAGCTGCTAATCATGTAGTTATGCATGTAGGGCAGCTCAAACCTGTCCATCCTAACTGAAGCAGGTGTTGGACAAGCAGAAAGATGCAGGGCAGCCTTAGTGGATATGCACTTTGACCAGTGTTTTTCGAGTCCAATAACTCGTGCCAAGGTTTTATTGCTTACAATTAAATTGGTTAGTTCTCAAGGCTTTGAACTACTTCCTCAACTTCTCAAAATGCCACTTTATTATGCAGTCTACTGCTGAAATTTTATGGCAAGGGAGGGAGCAGCCTTTGGTTTATCTTGACTCGCTAAAGGAGGCtcatttgtattttcttgaaGGCATGAGAAATGGTACGTCTCCCTTCTCCCTCTTAGGTCTTCAATGAGCTTGTTACGAATATAATACTCTTACTTCCATACTTACGAGTGAAGGTTGAGTTATACAGAAGTAATAATATTGAAGggaaaaagggggaaaaaattAACATGCTTCACAATGAAATTTAGGCAAAATTTGATAGATCTCCAGGTGATCACTTTGTAAATCACATTTAGTGTTTGGAGGCAGTGGATGCCAGGGAGAAATATCCCAAGGAGTTTACACAATGGAGAGAAGATCCCTGTAATTTTTGCGTTAATGGCGTCTATCCTGTAAGAAAACTGTGGGAGACAGCTCGAGAAGCTTGGTCGGAAATTTTATTCACACCGGTATGGCTTTTTTCTTCAGAGTATGTCTACTTCATATTCTTTACATGCATATTTACATCTTTCCTCGGCCTTTTGACTGGCTGACAGGGGGAGAATTTCTTGGTTGTCACTCATAAATCAATCTTGAGGGCGTTGATCTGCACAGCTCTCGGACTGGGTCCAGAGAGGTATGCCTAAAAGCTCAACagacttttcttttgttttggttGAGTTTGAGAACACTTCATAGAGCTGATCTTTGAGATTGTTGGCTGATCCAGGTTCCGTGCAATCGACATAAACAATGGTGGATTGTCTGTGTTTAGCTTTAATAAACGTGGGGAGGCGATGCTCAAATCCTTGAATATGACTGCCCATATGTACACTGATCACAGATACCATTACTGAGATTGCATGAGATCATGCTCTCTAACACAAAAACTACTGCTTGTCATTTTGGAAatgtttttgcatttataCAGAAGCAGTGAAGTATGATGTTGGTTGATAGAAATTCTAAGGGTTAGCCAGATCGAAACCAACTATATCacatttgttatataattagtttgatttgactaaatttaatttgactaaGAATTTTTGATTGGCGGAAGAGTTTTATTTTAGGAGCTTCCTTCTTGCCAAGTTTTGTGAtccatctttttatttataaactaGCCGTTGTGACATGCCGTCActgcgtgcatataataaatattatttcatatgtttaaaatatatcatgaataaaaatatatatataaatcaatatatcatattttcaaaaaagaaaaaataatgaaagaaagaaagcaacaaaaaaaaaattaacttagggGCACTATCGGTATAGCAATAAAATTAGTGACGTGGTGTCATAACCATCATTTGTGAAAGAAAAGACCTTCTCTGATATGTTAGTACAGACTAGCAACGGTGGCATGCGGTTTTCGAGCACATAATTTTGTGAGATGCAATGCAAGAACTACCTATAGCTTCTATAATTGATCAGAAAATTGAATGCACATGGTAAACAATCGCAAACAAAAAAGATTCTATAAAATGGTTGttcttacaaaaaaaagtcCATGAAAACTGAATGACAATGAAGTTTTTGTgaactaaaatgaaaaatttcataaataaaatcataacttGATGATCCAATTTGTAATTGTACTTGTTTTCTGCTGGATTAATCTGGAAcctacataaatataaaaaaaattagaaattcaatgcataataatctttttatgaatatgaaaaaggttattcaacaaaacatTGAGTTACAAGAAAGAGAAGATGAAgctttgaaaaaagaattgaactTCACATTTTTATGTACACATCCTCACACTCaatcattcaacttttttctaCAAGTTTACAAGTTAGTGTGGGAGGGGATTGGTAGACATTGTACATACACATGtggtgaaaattaaattaaattttcaggACACTACTAATCTAATGTGTGAGTTGTACCAGACTCCCAATTAGCCCTCCACTAACCAATATTAGCTCCTCAAATGAACTAacctttatataaaaatattatgttatgataaaattcactatatttattgaaagataatttttactttcataagatgaaatataaactaaaataatcacaaaaatatataaaataaattattaaataatttaaaataataagaataacaTTATAAACTTGAACCTTCAAGTATTTGTGCGAGTGTGGGGGAGGGGGGAAGAAGGTTGTGTAAGAGAGCCTgttcttgtgtgtgtgtgtgtgagagagagagatagagatagAGAGGGATGCGTGTGAGCGAGAGAGATGTGAGGGTGCGCATATCAAAAAAGaagagtttgtgtgtgtgaaagATGCGTCAGAGTGtgtatatgaaaaaagaaaaatagtggATTCTCGTTTTAGTTTATGGATGGGATCTATTAGATTTATAAAAACTCATAttcaattcatataaaaaataattttatttaatttcaactcattttaaaatataaccaacTCAACTCAACTCAATTCAAAATGAGTTGGGTTCTCAGCCCATCTTGAAACCCCTGGACAGAACCACCCCAACACTGAGCGTGCAACCTTGTCTCCCCTATTCTGGTTGTGCCATTAACAATCGCGGCCCATTGAGTGGGTCGAGGAAGAAGATGGAGGAACGAGGGTTTGGAACTGAGAAGATGGAGACTGGTTGGTGGAATGCGGACTTCTTTTTTCCACGGAAACATAAGGGTAAAtgaattcctttataaatagtatagaaatatacacaaacatacacatgttttgtgaaatatttgcaagacttttgtttattaaaaattcctTGCACAAAATTCAAGATTCAAAGACTTGGAAAGATGCTTTGATGAATCAGTGTTGATGggaattttgaatatttgggGGAAGAGTGGGCTATGCATGGTGACGTGGAGCGATACAGGACAAGGCAACGGTTGCATTGCCAGATCTCGGGTCGGGTAAACTAACCATTTTTAattcacaataaaaataaaaatagttgggggggggggagcgTAGCGGGATATACATATGATAAGTGGGGCCCGCCCCCTTCTAATTAAAGAGAATCCACTTTACATCATCTTTCAACACAATAATAAATCAtcgagttaattattttttaattataaaaaaaaaaattattttatcataattatttttaaatatataacaaaaacatgacgagtcgcgatttcaaatcgcgactcgtcatTAAATATTAgccaaaaaatgcaaaatttccCAAGTCGGGATTTTGTTTCCCGACTTGGGAAattctgcttttttttttcgtttaaattattattatataatttaatttatatataattaattttaacaatatactaaaatccaaaattaataaaattaacattgcattaacttaaaaaattaNNNNNNNNNNNNNNNNNNNNNNNNNNNNNNNNNNNNNNNNNNNNNNNNNNNNNNNNNNNNNNNNNNNNNNNNNNNNNNNNNNNNNNNNNNNNNNNNNNNNNNNNNNNNNNNNNNNNNNNNNNNNNNNNNNNNNNNNNNNNNNNNNNNNNNNNNNNNNNNNNNNNNNNNNNNNNNNNNNNNNNNNNNNNNNNNNNNNNNNNNNNNNNNNNNNNNNNNNNNNNNNNNNNNNNNNNNNNNNNNNNNNNNNNNNNNNNNNNNNNNNNNNNNNNNNNNNNNNNNNNNNNNNNNNNNNNNNNNNNNNNNNNNNNNNNNNNNNNNNNNNNNNNNNNNNNNNNNNNNNNNNNNNNNNNNNNNNNNNNNNNNNNNNNNNNNNNNNNNNNNNNNNNNNNNNNNNNNNNNNNNNNNNNNNNNNNNNNNNNNNNNNNNNNNNNNNNNNNNNNNNNNNNNNNNNNNNNNNNNNNNNNNNNNNNNNNNNNNNNNNNNNNNNNNNNNNNNNNNNNNNNNNNNNNNNNNNNNNNNNNNNNNNNNNNNNNNNNNNNNNNNNNNNNNNNNNNNNNNNNNNNNNNNNNNNNNNNNNNNNNNNNNNNNNNNNNNNNNNNNNNNNNNNNNNNNNNNNNNNNNNNNNNNNNNNNNNNNNNNNNNNNNNNNNNNNNNNNNNNNNNNNNNNNNNNNNNNNNNNNNNNNNNNNNNNNNNNNNNNNNNNNNNNNNNNNNNNNNNNNNNNNNNNNNNNNNNNNNNNNNNNNNNNNNNNNNNNNNNNNNNNNNNNNNNNNNNNNNNNNNNNNNNNNNNNNNNNNNNNNNNNNNNNNNNNNNNNNNNNNNNNNNNNNNNNNNNNNNNNNNNNNNNNNNNNNNNNNNNNNNNNNNNNNNNNNNNNNNNNNNNNNNNNNNNNNNNNNNNNNNNNNNNNNNNNNNNNNNNNNNNNNNNNNNNNNNNNNNNNNNNNNNNNNNNNNNNNNNNNNNNNNNNNNNNNNNNNNNNNNNNNNNNNNNNNNNNNNNNNNNNNNNNNNNNNNNNNNNNNNNNNNNNNNNNNNNNNNNNNNNNNNNNNNNNNNNNNNNNNNNNNNNNNNNNNNNNNNNNNNNNNNNNNNNNNNNNNNNNNNNNNNNNNNNNNNNNNNNNNNNNNNNNNNNNNNNNNNNNNNNNNNNNNNNNNNNNNNNNNNNNNNNNNNNNNNNNNNNNNNNNNNNNNNNNNNNNNNNNNNNNNNNNNNNNNNNNNNNNNNNNNNNNNNNNNNNNNNNNNNNNNNNNNNNNNNNNNNNNNNNNNNNNNNNNNNNNNNNNNNNNNNNNNNNNNNNNNNNNNNNNNNNNNNNNNNNNNNNNNNNNNNNNNNNNNNNNNNNNNNNNNNNNNNNNNNNNNNNNNNNNNNNNNNNNNNNNNNNNNNNNNNNNNNNNNNNNNNNNNNNNNNNNNNNNNNNNNNNNNNNNNNNNNNNNNNNNNNNNNNNNNNNNNNNNNNNNNNNNNNNNNNNNNNNNNNNNNNNNNNNNNNNNNNNNNNNNNNNNNNNNNNNNNNNNNNNNNNNNNNNNNNNNNNNNNNNNNNNNNNNNNNNNNNNNNNNNNNNNNNNNNNNNNNNNNNNNNNNNNNNNNNNNNNNNNNNNNNNNNNNNNNNNNNNNNNNNNNNNNNNNNNNNNNNNNNNNNNNNNNNNNNNNNNNNNNNNNNNNNNNNNNNNNNNNNNNNNNNNNNNNNNNNNNNNNNNNNNNNNNNNNNNNNNNNNNNNNNNNNNNNNNNNNNNNNNNNNNNNNNNNNNNNNNNNNNNNNNNNNNNNNNNNNNNNNNNNNNNNNNNNNNNNNNNNNNNNNNNNNNNNNNNNNNNNNNNNNNNNNNNNNNNNNNNNNNNNNNNNNNNNNNNNNNNNNNNNNNNNNNNNNNNNNNNNNNNNNNNNNNNNNNNNNNNNNNNNNNNNNNNNNNNNNNNNNNNNTATACCTTCGGTGGTATGCCTACACAATACTTTCCACTTGGTCTTTGAACTCTCAGGTACCCAATACTCGCGTCGGGCATGTCGTATTGAGTGATCTTTCACCGCCTCGATTAaagcttctttatttttgaaaagcattCCCACATCAAGTCTGCCTTCgtttttgtcataaaattttgcataccTTAAGTTCGGTACATCAATGGAATCCACTGGTACCTCCGGGAATGTTTGTTCAAAAAATGGTATGGAGCGGTAAAATGTTTCCTGAGAAGTTCGTTGTGCCGTAACCGGCTGAGAGGATGTTGACGTACCTTGTGCAACATTTTCGGCGACAACATTTATGTCAACATCTTCGTTTCCATCCTCAGGTGGAATTGGATAATCCACTTCATCCGGTTCGGAAGCTGCATCTGATTCATTAGCCAGGCTGTCCGCAATAGGGTCTTCTGGCTCGGCAATGTGTTGTGCAGAAGTTGGTATAAAATGGGAGGTGGATGGAGTATGTGAGTGGGTGGGCTCTGTGTAATTAAGTTCAATATTATCGAGCCCTTGTGTGACAGACACCACATTCGGAGTATAACAATCTGTATCATAATGTGATGCACTAAAATCAGGGTTAGAAGTACCTGCATCAAAATTAGAGTTATAGGTACCAGTGAAATTTTCGTAGTTGGAGGAAGACGGAAATCCTTGATTGGATAACATCGCCATGTATTCCCCCCATTGTTGACTCATTTGTGAGTTGTCATCCACCAACTGCCGGGAATCGAAAGCTCCCTCGAGATTACAGACATCGGCAATTACATCTCATTTGTCGGCGGtcgaaattacatataatactcCACAGGCTGTCGTCGT
This genomic window from Sesamum indicum cultivar Zhongzhi No. 13 linkage group LG12, S_indicum_v1.0, whole genome shotgun sequence contains:
- the LOC105175538 gene encoding probable 2-carboxy-D-arabinitol-1-phosphatase; translation: MSCTLVFNPFFSNSTIRESRKPPNALSCSNPSVRILCSSSAPDHSTATETSGNNASLTGGAYDFERATTSLSHKLLSSSKKVTLVRHGLSSWNKEGRVQGSSNLSILTEAGVGQAERCRAALVDMHFDQCFSSPITRAKSTAEILWQGREQPLVYLDSLKEAHLYFLEGMRNVDAREKYPKEFTQWREDPCNFCVNGVYPVRKLWETAREAWSEILFTPGENFLVVTHKSILRALICTALGLGPERFRAIDINNGGLSVFSFNKRGEAMLKSLNMTAHMYTDHRYHY